From the genome of Vibrio porteresiae DSM 19223, one region includes:
- a CDS encoding NADH:ubiquinone reductase (Na(+)-transporting) subunit B, producing the protein MGLKKFLEDIEHHFEPGGKYEMWFALYEAAATIFYTPGQVTKKSSHVRDAVDLKRIMIMVWLAIFPAMFFGMYNVGGQAIAALHHMYSGDQFTSIVNGNWHYWFTEMIGGTLGADAGWGSKMLLGATYFLPIYLTVFIVGGFWEVVFCMVRKHEVNEGFFVTSILFALIVPPTMPLWQAALGITFGVVVAKEVFGGTGRNFLNPALAGRAFLFFAYPGQISGDLVWTAADGFSGATALSQWAQGGGGSLVNAATGQTITWMDAFLGNIPGSIGETSTLALLIGAAFIVYMGIASWRIIGGVMIGMIALSTLFNVIGSATNPMFNMPWHWHLVLGGFAFGMLFMATDPVSASFTNKGKWAYGILIGVMCVLVRVVNPAYPEGMMLAILFSNLFAPLFDHVVVERNIKRRLARYGKQ; encoded by the coding sequence ATGGGCCTTAAAAAGTTTCTTGAGGATATCGAGCATCACTTTGAACCAGGCGGTAAATATGAAATGTGGTTTGCGCTTTACGAAGCTGCAGCGACCATTTTCTATACCCCAGGTCAAGTGACTAAAAAAAGCTCGCACGTCCGTGATGCTGTTGACTTAAAACGCATCATGATCATGGTTTGGCTAGCTATTTTCCCAGCGATGTTCTTCGGTATGTACAACGTTGGTGGTCAAGCTATTGCCGCTCTGCACCACATGTATTCTGGTGATCAATTCACTTCTATCGTGAATGGTAACTGGCATTACTGGTTCACTGAGATGATCGGTGGCACCTTGGGTGCAGATGCAGGCTGGGGCAGCAAAATGCTGCTTGGCGCAACTTACTTCCTACCTATCTACCTAACAGTATTTATTGTTGGTGGTTTCTGGGAAGTTGTGTTCTGTATGGTTCGTAAACACGAAGTAAACGAAGGCTTCTTCGTCACTTCGATTCTGTTTGCTTTGATCGTTCCACCTACAATGCCTCTATGGCAAGCTGCACTAGGTATCACCTTCGGTGTGGTTGTTGCTAAAGAAGTGTTCGGCGGTACTGGTCGTAACTTCTTGAACCCAGCATTGGCTGGTCGTGCATTCCTATTCTTTGCTTACCCAGGTCAAATCTCTGGTGACTTAGTATGGACTGCAGCTGACGGCTTCTCTGGTGCAACTGCTCTGAGCCAATGGGCTCAAGGTGGCGGCGGTTCTCTAGTTAACGCAGCAACTGGCCAAACGATCACTTGGATGGATGCCTTCCTAGGTAATATCCCAGGTTCAATCGGTGAAACTTCTACACTGGCTCTATTGATCGGTGCAGCATTCATCGTGTACATGGGCATTGCTTCATGGCGCATCATCGGCGGTGTTATGATCGGTATGATCGCACTGTCTACACTGTTCAACGTGATTGGTTCAGCAACTAACCCAATGTTTAACATGCCTTGGCATTGGCACCTAGTTCTAGGTGGCTTCGCATTCGGTATGCTATTCATGGCAACTGACCCAGTTTCAGCTTCCTTCACCAATAAAGGTAAATGGGCGTACGGTATTCTAATCGGCGTTATGTGTGTGCTGGTTCGTGTAGTTAACCCTGCGTACCCAGAAGGCATGATGTTAGCGATTCTATTCTCTAACCTATTTGCCCCTCTGTTCGACCATGTGGTTGTGGAAAGAAACATCAAGCGGAGACTAGCGCGTTATGGCAAGCAATAA
- a CDS encoding Na(+)-translocating NADH-quinone reductase subunit C, which produces MASNNDSIKKTLFVVIVLSLVCSIIVSVAAVALRDKQQLNAALDKQSKILEVSGVDMSKGKVQDLYAQYIEPKLVDFNTGELVDKTADGVSAAKYDQRAAAANPKTSIKLPADKDPGKIINRANYGLVYLVKQDDKVSRLILPIHGNGLWSMMYAFVAVETDANTVDGIIYYEQGETPGLGGEVENPQWRAQFVGKKLFDENFKPAIRIVKGGAPQGSEHGVDALSGATLTSNGVQRQFDFWLGDMGYGPFLAKVRDGGLN; this is translated from the coding sequence ATGGCAAGCAATAACGATAGCATTAAAAAAACGCTGTTTGTTGTTATCGTGTTGAGCTTAGTGTGCTCCATTATCGTATCGGTAGCGGCAGTAGCTCTGCGTGATAAGCAGCAACTCAATGCAGCGTTAGACAAACAAAGCAAAATCCTAGAAGTATCAGGCGTTGATATGTCTAAGGGTAAGGTTCAAGACCTGTACGCACAGTACATTGAACCTAAATTGGTAGACTTTAACACTGGTGAATTAGTCGATAAAACTGCGGATGGCGTTTCAGCAGCTAAGTACGATCAACGTGCAGCAGCAGCGAATCCAAAAACATCGATCAAACTACCAGCGGATAAAGACCCAGGTAAAATCATCAACCGTGCTAACTACGGTCTGGTTTACCTAGTGAAACAAGACGACAAAGTTTCTCGTCTGATTCTACCAATTCACGGTAACGGTCTGTGGTCTATGATGTACGCGTTCGTAGCAGTGGAAACTGATGCGAATACCGTTGATGGCATCATCTACTACGAACAGGGTGAAACCCCTGGATTGGGCGGCGAAGTGGAAAACCCACAATGGCGTGCTCAGTTTGTTGGTAAGAAATTGTTCGATGAGAACTTCAAACCAGCAATTCGTATCGTAAAAGGCGGAGCTCCTCAGGGTTCTGAACACGGTGTAGATGCACTGTCTGGTGCAACACTAACTAGTAACGGGGTTCAACGCCAATTCGATTTCTGGTTAGGTGATATGGGCTATGGTCCATTCCTAGCAAAAGTTCGTGACGGAGGTCTGAACTAA
- a CDS encoding NADH:ubiquinone reductase (Na(+)-transporting) subunit D, translating to MSSAKTLKKSLLEPVLDNNPIALQVLGVCSALAVTTKLETAFVMTIAVMLVTAFSNFFVSLIRNHIPNSVRIIVQMAVIASLVIVVDQILRAYVYDVSKQLSVFVGLIITNCIVMGRAEAFAMKSAPIPSFIDGIANGLGYGFVLVTVGFFRELLGSGKLFGIEVLPLVKDGGWYQPNGLMLLAPSAFFLIGFLIWAIRTFKPEQVEAKE from the coding sequence ATGTCTAGCGCGAAAACTCTTAAAAAGAGCCTGTTAGAGCCAGTATTGGATAACAACCCAATTGCTCTGCAAGTTCTAGGTGTGTGTTCTGCATTGGCAGTAACCACTAAATTGGAAACAGCGTTTGTTATGACAATCGCGGTTATGTTAGTAACTGCTTTTTCTAACTTCTTTGTTTCTTTGATTCGTAACCATATTCCAAACAGCGTACGTATCATCGTTCAGATGGCCGTTATCGCTTCTTTGGTAATCGTGGTTGACCAAATCCTGCGAGCTTACGTTTATGACGTATCTAAACAGCTTTCAGTATTCGTTGGTCTGATCATTACTAACTGTATCGTAATGGGTCGTGCAGAAGCATTCGCTATGAAATCTGCGCCAATTCCATCATTCATCGATGGTATTGCTAACGGTCTAGGCTACGGTTTTGTATTGGTCACTGTTGGTTTCTTCCGTGAGCTTCTGGGTTCAGGCAAACTTTTCGGTATTGAAGTTCTGCCTCTAGTGAAAGACGGCGGTTGGTATCAGCCAAACGGTTTGATGCTACTAGCTCCGTCAGCTTTCTTCCTGATCGGCTTCCTGATTTGGGCGATTCGTACGTTCAAACCTGAACAAGTAGAAGCGAAGGAGTAA
- the nqrE gene encoding NADH:ubiquinone reductase (Na(+)-transporting) subunit E has protein sequence MEHYISLLVKSIFIENMALSFFLGMCTFLAVSKKVKTSFGLGIAVTVVLTISVPVNNLVYNLLLKPGVLGEGIDLSFLNFITFIGVIAALVQILEMILDRFFPPLYNALGIFLPLITVNCAIFGGVSFMVQRDYNFGESVVYGFGSGLGWMLAIVALAGIREKMKYSDVPPGLRGLGITFITAGLMAIGFMSFSGVQL, from the coding sequence ATGGAACATTATATTAGTCTGCTAGTTAAATCGATTTTTATCGAGAACATGGCGCTGTCTTTCTTCTTGGGTATGTGTACATTCCTTGCTGTATCTAAGAAAGTTAAGACTTCATTTGGTCTAGGTATCGCAGTTACTGTTGTACTGACCATCTCTGTTCCGGTAAACAACCTAGTTTACAACTTGCTGCTTAAGCCAGGTGTACTAGGCGAAGGTATCGATCTAAGTTTCCTTAACTTTATTACCTTCATCGGTGTTATCGCAGCGTTAGTACAGATTCTTGAAATGATTCTGGACCGCTTCTTCCCACCGTTGTACAACGCGTTAGGTATCTTCCTACCTTTGATCACAGTTAACTGTGCAATCTTCGGTGGTGTATCTTTCATGGTACAACGTGATTACAACTTCGGTGAATCGGTTGTTTATGGTTTCGGCTCAGGTTTGGGCTGGATGCTAGCGATCGTTGCTCTTGCAGGTATCCGTGAGAAAATGAAGTACTCAGACGTACCTCCTGGTCTGCGTGGTCTAGGTATTACCTTTATCACTGCTGGTCTAATGGCGATTGGCTTTATGTCTTTCTCTGGTGTTCAACTGTAA
- the nqrF gene encoding NADH:ubiquinone reductase (Na(+)-transporting) subunit F yields MDVILLGVVMFTLIVLVLVLVILFAKSKLVPTGDITISINGDPEKSFVTQPGGKLLTALAGAGVFVSSACGGGGSCGQCRVKIKSGGGDILPTELDHITKGEAREGERLSCQVAVKNDMELILPEEIFGVKKWECTVISNDNKATFIKELKLQIPDGESVPFRAGGYIQIEAPAHHVKYSDFDVPEKYREDWDKFNLFRYESKVDEPIIRAYSMANYPEEHGIIMLNVRIATPPPRNPDVPPGQMSSYIWSLKEGDKCTISGPFGEFFAKDTDAEMVFIGGGAGMAPMRSHIFDQLKRLDSKRKISFWYGARSTREMFYVEDFDTLAAEHDNFTWHVALSDPTPEDNWDGYTGFIHNVVYENYLRDHDAPEDCEYYMCGPPIMNASVINMLHNLGVEDENILLDDFGG; encoded by the coding sequence ATGGACGTTATTCTTCTTGGTGTAGTGATGTTTACTCTGATTGTACTGGTATTGGTATTAGTGATCCTATTCGCTAAATCAAAACTGGTTCCAACAGGTGACATTACAATTTCTATCAACGGCGATCCTGAAAAATCGTTCGTTACTCAACCAGGCGGTAAGCTACTGACTGCACTTGCTGGCGCAGGCGTATTCGTATCTTCAGCTTGTGGTGGTGGTGGCTCTTGTGGTCAGTGCCGCGTAAAAATTAAATCTGGTGGTGGTGACATTCTACCTACTGAGCTTGATCACATTACTAAAGGTGAAGCTCGCGAAGGTGAACGTCTATCATGTCAAGTTGCTGTTAAAAACGACATGGAACTGATTCTGCCAGAAGAGATCTTTGGTGTTAAAAAATGGGAATGTACTGTTATCTCTAACGATAACAAAGCGACCTTCATCAAAGAACTTAAGCTACAAATTCCTGATGGCGAATCTGTACCTTTCCGTGCAGGTGGTTACATTCAGATTGAAGCTCCAGCTCACCACGTGAAATACTCAGACTTTGATGTACCTGAGAAATACCGTGAAGACTGGGATAAATTCAATCTGTTCCGTTACGAGTCAAAAGTAGATGAGCCAATCATCCGCGCTTACTCAATGGCGAACTACCCTGAAGAACACGGCATCATCATGCTAAACGTGCGTATCGCGACTCCGCCACCACGTAACCCTGATGTGCCACCAGGTCAGATGTCTTCTTACATTTGGTCACTTAAAGAAGGTGATAAATGTACGATTTCTGGTCCATTTGGTGAGTTCTTTGCGAAAGACACTGACGCTGAAATGGTATTTATCGGTGGTGGTGCAGGTATGGCTCCTATGCGTTCTCATATCTTCGACCAGCTAAAACGCCTAGACAGCAAACGTAAGATTTCGTTCTGGTACGGTGCTCGTTCAACTCGCGAAATGTTCTATGTTGAAGACTTCGATACGCTAGCAGCTGAACACGATAACTTCACATGGCACGTAGCTCTGTCTGATCCAACTCCAGAAGATAACTGGGATGGTTACACAGGCTTCATCCATAACGTTGTGTACGAAAACTACCTACGTGATCACGATGCGCCAGAAGATTGTGAATACTACATGTGTGGTCCACCAATCATGAACGCTTCGGTAATCAACATGCTACATAATCTAGGTGTTGAAGACGAAAACATTCTATTGGATGACTTCGGTGGTTAA
- a CDS encoding FAD:protein FMN transferase, whose product MKTLLVLFSCLALMVGCDRQAEQVHLSGPTMGTTYNVKYLVSDTSPDVTSLQQGIDKILVQVNDQMSTYQKNSELSRFNQMQETTPYSLSVETATVVKEAMRLNQVTLGKLDVTVGPLVNLWGFGPEGRPNKTPSPQTLAQRRERVGIAHLTLNGQQLTKDIPNLYVDLSTIAKGWGVDQVANYLEQQGVQNYMVEIGGEIRLKGINRDGVKWRIAIEKPVANERSVQEIISPGEMAMATSGDYRNYFEQDGIRYSHIIDPHTGMPINNRVVSVTVLHPSCMTADGLATGLMVLGEEQGMAVAEQHHLAVLMMVKTDTGFEERVSEAFRPYLKQQ is encoded by the coding sequence GTGAAAACCCTGTTGGTATTGTTCTCTTGTCTAGCCTTAATGGTGGGTTGTGATCGCCAAGCTGAGCAAGTGCATTTAAGCGGTCCCACTATGGGCACGACTTATAATGTCAAATATTTGGTTTCGGATACTTCACCAGATGTGACGAGCTTGCAGCAAGGCATTGATAAGATTCTGGTGCAAGTGAATGACCAGATGTCGACGTATCAAAAAAACTCTGAATTAAGTCGTTTTAATCAAATGCAAGAGACGACACCTTATTCGTTATCGGTCGAAACGGCTACGGTGGTGAAAGAGGCAATGCGTCTGAATCAAGTGACGCTGGGAAAATTAGATGTGACGGTAGGGCCGTTGGTAAATCTATGGGGATTTGGTCCTGAAGGTCGCCCGAATAAAACGCCTTCACCGCAAACCTTAGCGCAGCGACGTGAGCGAGTTGGCATTGCTCATTTGACCTTAAATGGTCAGCAGTTAACGAAAGATATTCCCAATCTGTATGTGGACTTATCAACCATTGCCAAAGGGTGGGGAGTCGATCAAGTCGCTAATTACCTTGAGCAGCAAGGTGTCCAAAATTACATGGTCGAAATTGGTGGTGAAATTCGGCTTAAAGGTATCAACCGTGATGGTGTAAAATGGCGTATCGCGATTGAGAAGCCAGTAGCGAATGAGCGCAGCGTCCAAGAAATTATCAGTCCTGGAGAGATGGCGATGGCTACCTCTGGAGACTATCGTAACTACTTTGAACAAGATGGTATTCGATACTCGCATATCATCGACCCTCACACGGGGATGCCAATCAACAATCGTGTGGTGTCAGTGACGGTATTACATCCTTCTTGTATGACCGCAGACGGTTTAGCCACTGGGCTGATGGTTTTAGGCGAAGAGCAGGGAATGGCTGTCGCAGAGCAACATCATCTTGCAGTATTGATGATGGTAAAAACGGATACAGGATTTGAAGAACGAGTTTCAGAGGCATTTCGCCCCTATCTGAAACAGCAGTAA
- the nqrM gene encoding (Na+)-NQR maturation NqrM, which translates to MSTFLIAFAIFVCVIAAMAVGYIFQKKVVRGSCGGLGAVGIEKVCNCPEPCDARKRREAKAAKRAAMIAEWEKDRIA; encoded by the coding sequence ATGAGTACATTTTTAATTGCATTTGCCATCTTTGTCTGTGTAATTGCAGCAATGGCAGTCGGTTACATTTTCCAGAAGAAAGTGGTTCGTGGTAGCTGTGGCGGCCTAGGTGCTGTAGGTATCGAGAAAGTGTGTAATTGCCCAGAGCCTTGTGATGCTCGTAAACGTCGTGAAGCAAAAGCGGCAAAACGCGCAGCTATGATCGCTGAGTGGGAAAAAGATCGTATCGCTTAA
- a CDS encoding GGDEF domain-containing response regulator translates to MSHKILVVEDSRAFRNYLFNQLSQLGYEVICAESLAETQAILSQDHRFFCTVLDYCLPDAQDGEVIDLVLSTKQKVVVLTATFNEKVRERCIAKGVLDYILKDSMSSVSYLIPMMKRLLNNQNHHALVVDDSQTVRRYVSQLLEHQYIRTTTAVDGLDALKKLQQHKDISIIITDHDMPHQDGIEMIREIRQSISKNELAILGVSSSDDKTMTARFLKAGANDFLNKPFNQEEFYCRVHQLLDIKEANTELFRLANQDALTGLWNRRYFFNQRQEHQADNCHVAMMDIDHFKKVNDTWGHDGGDKVLTSIAHILNLYFSDSIVARFGGEEFCIQFCGEFAQFIQRLENLRQRIEKTSISFLDSSIRVTISIGVAQSDTGDINQLLTLADSRLYLAKNRGRNQLISD, encoded by the coding sequence TTGAGTCATAAAATTCTGGTCGTGGAAGACAGCAGAGCATTTCGCAATTACTTGTTTAATCAATTATCTCAACTTGGTTATGAGGTCATCTGTGCAGAGTCCCTCGCCGAGACACAAGCCATATTGTCCCAAGACCACCGTTTTTTCTGTACGGTGTTAGATTACTGCTTACCCGACGCTCAAGATGGTGAAGTCATCGATCTTGTATTGTCAACGAAGCAAAAAGTGGTGGTGCTAACCGCCACCTTCAATGAAAAAGTCCGCGAACGTTGTATCGCTAAAGGTGTACTGGACTATATCCTCAAAGATAGCATGAGCTCTGTTTCCTATCTTATCCCGATGATGAAGCGGCTATTGAACAACCAAAATCATCACGCCCTAGTGGTGGATGATTCTCAGACGGTGCGCCGCTATGTCTCACAATTACTCGAACATCAATACATTCGTACCACCACAGCAGTGGATGGACTCGATGCACTAAAAAAGCTGCAACAACATAAAGACATTAGCATCATCATTACCGACCATGATATGCCCCATCAAGATGGGATTGAGATGATCCGAGAGATTCGCCAATCGATAAGTAAAAACGAATTGGCGATATTGGGGGTATCGAGCTCTGACGATAAAACCATGACAGCACGCTTTCTAAAAGCGGGGGCGAATGATTTTTTAAATAAGCCATTCAACCAAGAAGAGTTCTACTGTCGCGTCCACCAACTACTTGATATCAAAGAAGCAAACACTGAGCTGTTTCGGCTGGCAAACCAAGATGCATTAACTGGATTATGGAATCGTCGGTATTTCTTTAATCAACGCCAAGAACATCAAGCCGATAACTGCCATGTTGCTATGATGGATATCGATCACTTTAAGAAAGTAAATGACACTTGGGGTCATGATGGGGGTGATAAAGTGCTGACCTCCATCGCGCACATCTTGAACCTCTATTTTTCTGATTCGATCGTGGCACGTTTTGGTGGAGAAGAGTTTTGTATTCAATTCTGTGGTGAATTTGCGCAGTTTATTCAGCGCTTAGAGAATTTACGGCAACGCATAGAAAAGACCTCCATTTCATTTTTGGATAGTTCAATCCGTGTCACCATCAGCATTGGTGTTGCCCAAAGTGATACAGGTGATATCAATCAACTGCTCACTTTGGCCGATAGCCGACTCTACTTAGCCAAAAACCGGGGACGTAATCAGCTTATCAGCGACTAA
- the dinB gene encoding DNA polymerase IV has product MVDTERLRKIIHVDMDCFYAAVEMRDHPEYRGRPLAVGGSEKQRGVLSTCNYEARRFGLHSAMPTAQALKLCPHLLLVPGRMQVYKSVSRQIHEIFQRYTSIIEPLSLDEAFLDVSDSPKCHGSATLIAEAIRRDIWQELQLTASAGVAPVKFLAKVASDMNKPNGQFVVPPEKVQEVVDKLPLGKIPGVGKVSLEKLNRAGFYLCEDIKNSDYRDLLIKFGRLGESLWKKSHGIDRREVIVERERKSVGVERTFSQNISTYEECWQVIEEKLFPELDQRLTKASPERAIIKQGIKVKFADFQLTTIEHIHPQLELGDFRGLLSEVLRRQQGREIRLLGLSVMLKPEAPGEQLSFF; this is encoded by the coding sequence ATGGTGGACACAGAGCGTCTTCGTAAAATTATTCATGTTGATATGGATTGTTTTTATGCCGCGGTCGAAATGCGTGATCACCCAGAATATCGTGGGCGGCCGTTGGCTGTCGGTGGAAGCGAGAAACAACGTGGAGTGCTGAGTACTTGTAACTACGAAGCACGCCGATTTGGATTGCACTCAGCAATGCCAACTGCTCAAGCATTAAAATTGTGTCCTCACCTGCTGCTGGTTCCCGGTCGTATGCAAGTGTATAAATCGGTTTCCCGCCAAATTCACGAAATCTTTCAGCGTTATACCTCGATTATTGAGCCGCTATCACTCGATGAAGCATTCCTTGATGTGAGTGATAGCCCAAAGTGCCATGGGAGCGCCACTTTGATCGCAGAGGCGATTCGGCGTGATATCTGGCAAGAGTTACAACTCACGGCATCTGCTGGTGTTGCCCCTGTGAAGTTTCTGGCCAAAGTAGCCTCAGACATGAATAAGCCCAATGGGCAATTTGTCGTTCCGCCGGAGAAAGTGCAGGAGGTAGTGGATAAGCTGCCTCTGGGCAAAATCCCCGGAGTTGGAAAGGTGAGTTTAGAGAAATTGAACCGAGCCGGGTTTTATCTCTGTGAGGACATTAAAAACAGTGACTATCGCGATCTATTGATCAAATTTGGTCGTTTAGGGGAATCGCTTTGGAAGAAAAGCCACGGTATCGATCGCCGCGAAGTCATTGTTGAACGGGAACGAAAATCCGTCGGTGTCGAACGAACGTTTAGCCAAAACATCTCCACCTATGAAGAGTGTTGGCAAGTTATCGAAGAGAAGTTATTTCCGGAACTTGACCAGCGGCTAACCAAAGCGAGTCCGGAAAGAGCCATCATCAAACAAGGTATTAAAGTGAAGTTTGCGGATTTTCAATTGACGACCATCGAGCACATTCATCCGCAACTAGAGCTCGGTGATTTTCGCGGTTTACTGAGTGAAGTACTAAGACGGCAACAAGGGCGGGAAATTCGCTTGCTTGGATTATCCGTGATGCTCAAACCCGAAGCACCTGGTGAGCAATTGAGCTTTTTTTAA
- a CDS encoding YggN family protein — protein sequence MMRPILFVVTLLTCTSALAAQCRVDVKNEVHINSEHVEIHRADGQIATMTANNQLSIDGKSVPLDSEQASAMERFRQSMSDSVPRVKQVINDGLVMADSVIDDISTSLGKPGAFDNLKQGVRSYAQEWESRYYKNGELVLPASSYEQMQQEWMAEFDKAKVFFSREFMTSAFDTIAKSMKQEGGFNLTQLNDVMAKLKTSMAEHLKAHQKQMDKQRDELCDSLDNIVEQEKSLHKKIPQLKDYQVFTI from the coding sequence ATGATGAGACCAATACTCTTTGTTGTCACCCTACTGACGTGCACTTCAGCGTTAGCTGCTCAGTGTCGCGTAGATGTGAAAAATGAAGTGCATATCAACAGTGAACACGTTGAGATTCATCGTGCTGATGGACAGATTGCGACAATGACTGCGAATAACCAGCTCAGCATTGATGGCAAATCTGTACCGCTGGATTCAGAGCAAGCCTCTGCGATGGAGCGCTTTCGTCAAAGCATGAGCGATAGTGTGCCGAGAGTGAAGCAGGTGATTAACGATGGGTTGGTGATGGCCGATTCTGTCATCGATGATATCTCGACCAGCTTAGGAAAACCGGGTGCATTTGATAATCTCAAACAAGGCGTACGCTCTTACGCTCAAGAGTGGGAAAGCCGTTACTACAAAAATGGTGAATTAGTATTACCGGCAAGTAGTTATGAACAGATGCAGCAAGAGTGGATGGCTGAATTTGATAAGGCAAAGGTCTTTTTTAGTCGTGAATTTATGACCAGTGCTTTCGATACGATAGCTAAGAGCATGAAGCAAGAAGGTGGTTTTAATCTTACCCAGCTCAATGATGTTATGGCTAAGCTCAAAACCTCGATGGCAGAGCATTTAAAAGCACATCAAAAACAGATGGATAAGCAGCGTGATGAGCTGTGTGATTCATTAGATAACATTGTTGAGCAGGAGAAATCACTGCATAAGAAGATTCCACAACTAAAAGATTATCAAGTCTTCACTATTTAA
- a CDS encoding sodium-dependent transporter, translating to MTQSASRETFGSRLGFILSAAGAAVGLGNIWGFPTQAASNGGGAFLLVYLVLILVVAYPMLVVEMAIGRYGQANPVDSMRALTNNAMAKRAGSVVGWLGLSVPSAVLAFYSIVGGWIICYMLGAITDIAGLQAATEWLKGFSVERNLFGTVLFYVFTILIVQGGVKDGIEKWSTRLMPALFILFGVMFVYIMMQQGAMEGLRHYLIPDFAKVWDKKLILAAMGQGFFSLTIGGCSMLIYGSYLSKKENLPKMAMNVTLVDTAVAFVAGLVVLPAMFVAMHKGVPIYGADGSLLSSDTLVFRVLPMLFDSLGLLGQMFAVVFFLLLTIAALTSSISMLECPVALVGERFNTKRTPTAWVLGLIIALFSIVIVYHFETLFGLVAMVATQYLQPFTALLFCLFGGWVWRSNAKFNELSLGFEEFRNSLFGKIWPWYVRIVCPVLVAAIIWASFN from the coding sequence ATGACGCAATCAGCATCTCGAGAGACCTTTGGTTCTCGTCTTGGATTTATTCTTTCTGCAGCAGGCGCAGCGGTAGGCTTAGGCAATATTTGGGGATTTCCTACTCAAGCCGCCAGTAATGGTGGTGGCGCATTCTTGCTCGTCTATCTAGTCCTGATCTTGGTTGTTGCCTATCCCATGTTGGTGGTGGAAATGGCAATTGGCCGTTATGGCCAAGCGAACCCAGTTGATAGCATGCGAGCATTAACCAACAATGCTATGGCGAAGCGAGCCGGCAGTGTTGTAGGTTGGTTGGGGTTAAGTGTTCCTAGTGCCGTGTTGGCTTTCTACAGTATCGTTGGCGGCTGGATCATCTGTTATATGCTTGGCGCAATAACGGACATTGCTGGCTTGCAAGCGGCGACTGAGTGGTTAAAGGGGTTTAGTGTTGAGCGTAACCTGTTTGGTACCGTGCTGTTTTATGTCTTTACCATTTTAATTGTGCAGGGTGGGGTGAAAGATGGGATCGAAAAATGGTCCACTCGATTGATGCCCGCGTTGTTTATCCTGTTTGGTGTGATGTTTGTTTACATCATGATGCAACAGGGGGCGATGGAAGGTCTACGTCACTACTTGATTCCAGACTTTGCCAAAGTGTGGGATAAAAAACTGATTCTCGCTGCGATGGGGCAAGGCTTCTTCTCTTTGACCATTGGTGGTTGTTCGATGCTGATTTACGGCTCTTATCTCAGCAAGAAAGAAAATTTGCCGAAAATGGCGATGAACGTCACCTTAGTCGATACGGCAGTGGCTTTCGTTGCTGGCTTAGTGGTGTTGCCTGCCATGTTTGTTGCAATGCATAAAGGTGTGCCAATCTATGGCGCCGATGGTTCACTGCTGAGCTCTGATACGCTGGTGTTTCGCGTGCTACCTATGCTGTTTGATAGCTTAGGTCTCTTGGGACAAATGTTTGCAGTGGTGTTCTTCTTACTGCTGACCATTGCCGCATTGACATCATCCATCTCAATGTTGGAATGTCCAGTGGCTTTGGTTGGTGAACGCTTCAATACCAAACGTACACCAACTGCTTGGGTACTCGGTTTGATTATTGCTCTGTTTAGTATTGTTATCGTTTATCACTTTGAAACCTTATTTGGTTTAGTGGCTATGGTCGCAACGCAATATCTACAACCTTTTACGGCACTGCTGTTCTGTTTGTTTGGTGGTTGGGTATGGAGAAGCAATGCGAAGTTTAATGAGCTTTCTCTAGGGTTTGAAGAGTTCCGCAATAGCCTGTTTGGTAAAATCTGGCCTTGGTATGTACGCATCGTATGCCCTGTATTGGTGGCTGCGATCATCTGGGCATCGTTTAATTAA